The sequence below is a genomic window from Dehalococcoidales bacterium.
GCCGGTAAAGGCCGTATGGGTAAGCTGGCTGTCCCACAAAAAAAGCAGCACCACAAAGATAGCGACCAGGCCGAAGGTAAGCCCGCCGGAGGCATAGCGCAGCTTTTTCCAGCGGGAGGCCACCGCTTTAAAGACTAACGCCAACAGCCAGGCAAAGACGATGATAAAGAGGGCGATGAAGGCGGCGGAATAGTGGGAAATAATCAGGCCGGTTGAACAGCAGATAAACAGCAATTTCTGGTGAAAACCGGAAAGCCTTTCATGGAACAGGGACATGATGAGCAAAGCGAAGAAAAAGACGGCGTAATCCACGCGGCCGCCGCCGATAGCCAGGAAATTTTCCTGGGCGATGAAGAAAAAGGCGGCCAGAAAAGCGCCGGCGTCACCGAGGTACTTGCGGGCGATGATAAACACCACCAGAGGCGTAAAGACCGCGGTAAAAAGGTGGAGCAGACCGAACAAATATTCCGGGTCCATGTTCACGAGCGGCTGATAGACCGCCGGCATCAAAGATGTGACCAGACAGGAAGAAAGTTGGTCGCCGGGAACGACGTGCCACACTTGAGCGTCAGCGGCCATTTGCGCCAGGTAGTACTCGCGGTGAATGTCCACACCCATGATATGATGGTCGCGCAGGGTGATGACAAGCAGCAGGGAGACGCTAATCAGCATGACGACGAGGGGGAATACCCGCGGCGGCACCCGGTGACGGAATATCCAGAGAAACAGGACGCAGAGAATAACCAGAAACAGCAGTGCCAGCAGGAGAACATTATTATCCCCAGTGTTCATCAGGCGTATGCCGATGATGCCGAGCAGCGGGAAAAAAGCGGGCAGCAGCAGAAAAGCCTTTTCACTCAAGTTCAGCCGGAAACCGGCGAGGGGAGGCAAAGCGCCGCCGCGGAGGAAATAAGCCAGCGCCGCCAGCACCAGAAGCAGCACGTTAAAAGAAATAACCAGGGAATCCGCGGAGAGCGGCGTGTGATAGCCGAACCGGGGATACACCGCGTTGATAAGCAACGCCGCCAGGCACACCACGATAACGCTCAGTCCGACGGACAGCACGGCTTTTTCCGGGAGGCCCAGGGCGGCGGGGCGCAACAGGCGGAGGACAAGCCAGCCGGGCATGACGCCCAGCAGAATGAAGACCAGCACCTGCCGCAGCACGGGGACATCCAGCAGCATGGACAGGTCGGTTACGGCCAGGAATATCAGGAACCAGAAAAACCAGTTACCGCTCAGATTTTTCAGTGCTCTCGACATCAACGCTTATCCTTCAGGTCAGCGAATCGAGTATCCGGGCAAATTTATGGGCCATCTCCCGCTGGCTGTAGCCGGCGATTTTCGCCTCGTTACCGTGCCAGGCCACCGCGCCCCTTTGCATATATTCCCGATAAGCCGCGGTCAAAGACCGTTCGATAGCGGCGGCGTCCGCGGCATAAACACCAGCGCCGGTCTCCGCCAGCAAATCGTCCGCGACGTCTGAAAATTTGCCGGTAGCCAGCACCGGCCGGCGGGCGGCGAGGTATTCCAATAGCTTGAGCGAATGAATACCCGGCTCTTTAGGGTCGTCCCACTTAGGGTTATAGAGCAACTGCGATTCCCGCTGTCTGGCCTGGGCCTCCGGCATGGGAACGCGACCCAACTGCCGCACCACCCCGGAGAGGCCGCGCTGCTCAATCTCGTTTTCTATCCAGCTTTCCTCCGGCCCGTAGAACCGCACCGCCACCCTTTCCCGCTCCATCGCCCTTCTCGCGAGCAAGCTTTGCAGGGCGGCCAAAAGCGGAACGGGCGTCCGGAACTGGGGATGGAAACCGCCGGTATAGGTGACAGTGAACTTATCCGCCAGTTTGCCCGGCGGGCTGTTCAGCGTTTCGGGGTCGAAGCCGTGGGTGATGCTGAACACTGTTTTATCCCGGTGCAGGCTTTCCAGCTTGTATGCCAGCGGCCCGGAAGTAGTGGTCAGATAGTCCGCCGGGGCCAGAGTCTTAAGCTCCAGCATCCGGTCCACCAGGCGGCGGGGCGGGCTGTAAGCGTAGGAGTTGTTCTGCGACCAGAGGTGGGGAAGGTCGGCAATCCAGGGGACACCGTATTTTATCTTGAGCTTTTTAGCGATGATATGGCCGGTCACCGGCGGCGAACTGCTGATTACCGCCAGGAAATTTTCCTTTGGCCAAAGCTGTTCACATATCTCCAGAGCCGGTTTTATCCAGTCTTTTTCCAAATCAGGATAGTCAATAACTTCCAGGGCGCGGGTAAAAGCGAAGTCCAGCAATTTCCCCCGGAAAGACTTCCCGGATGCTCCCCCGATACGCCGTTTAGCCTGCTCGCGGACGCTGGCGCTGGCGTTCTGGTTGAAGCGTAATAGTTTAAGCCAAGAATCCAGACCATACTTGTAAGGCACCTCGATAACTTTGAAGGGGATGGACGGCTTATTTTCCAGCGGGGCGGTAAGCAGCACCGGCTCCCAGCCAAACTCCCAAAGGTACTTGAGCAGGCCGCCCAGCCGGGCGCCGGCGCGCCGGTGGTATGGCCACAAAAAACCGATAACCAGCATTTTTTTCATGATTGCCCCGTATCTGCCAAATCAGCTTCAATAATAGCGCCCGCCCGGAGCCATTCAGGTTTAGGCCACATTTCCACGGTCACCGGGGTGACCTTAATGCGGGCCGCGGGAAGATAGCGCCGCAACAGGGCCGGGTAGTCCCGCAGCCAGAGGCCCAGCTTATAGACCCCGGCGGCCCCCGACTTTTCACCCCTGCCGGGCTGCATTTCCAGCATGATCAGCGCTTTACGGGTAATACGCACCAACTGCTCCATCACCTTATCGATTTTATCCGGCCCTATATAGATCAAAACGGCATCCGTGAAAACAACGTCAAAGCTTTTATCCGGGAACTGCGCCAACTCGTCAGCGCGAGCGACCAGCAGGTTAACATTGGCAACGCCCTCCGCCGACAACATTTCCCGCCCCTTTTCTATGGCCCCGGTATTGATATCAATACCGGTCAGCGCCGCTCCGGGAAACCTTTGAGCCAGCAGGTACAGGTTGGGGGCGCAGTTACAGCCGATTTCCAGGACGCTATCAAAAGGAGAGCGGGCGGCGATGCTCTCCACCAGAAAGCGGCGGTGGCTGTGCTGCCGGGAGTCCCAGTAGCCCATCACCCACTCGTCAGGGGAACCGACGTGGCGGGTGCTGCGCCAATCATTACCGCGGCGCAGGTGGCGGTCCGCCCACTGTTTTTCCCGGGCGCGGGTGCCGATAAACAGCTCCCGAAGGCGGACGGGGTGCAAAGCCAGGTACAAGTCACCGAGCCAGCGGCCCGGCCCGGACTTACTCCTTAAAAAGCGCCCCAGCGATTGCCTTATCCCCATGATTCATACCCGATAAAATTTACGCACCGACCCGATAACGAAGTCAGCCTGAGCATCGCTCAACTCAGGATACAAGGGTAAAGACACCACCTCCCGGGAGATTTTCTCGGTGCGGGGGAGGCGGAAATGACCCAGCCCCAGCGCCGGGTGGCGGTGCATCGGCTTAGGCCAGGAAATAATAGTCTCCACGCCGCTTTCCGTGAGATGGGACACCAGCCCGTCACGGTTATCGGAGAGGACGGCGTAGTTGGTAAACACATCATAATAACGCCCGGCGGCGGGGGGCGGGGGTAAAGACAGGCCGGGAATGCCGCCGAGGCCATGCTGGTATCTTGCCGCTATTTCCCGCCGGCGCTCAATCCAGGCGGGGAGGTACTTGAGCTTAACGTTAAGCAGGGCGGCCTGGAGATTGTCCAGACGGCTATTAAAGCCGTAGCCGAGGATATCGCCGGTGGCGCGCTCCACACAATGGTCGCGGAGGAGGCGGATTTTTTGGGCGATATTTTCATCGTCGGTAACGACGATGCCGCCATCGCCGGCGGCGCCCAGCAGCTTGGCCGGGTAAAGGCTGAAGCAGCCGGTAAGGCCGAAAGAGCCGGACTTTTTACCGTCAAAGGCGGCGTTGAGCGCCTGGGCCGCATCTTCTATGACTATCAGCTTATGCTTACCGGCAATCTCCATCAACCTGTCCATTTCACAGAGTCGGCCGTTCAAATGGACGGGAATGACGGCCCTGGTCCTGGGGGTGATGGCCGCTTCAAGCCGGCTAACATCCATATTATAGTCGTCGCCAACGTCAATCAGGACAGGTCTAGCGCCGCAGTGAACGATAACCGCCGCCGTCGCCACGAAGGTATGGGCCACGGTGATGACCTCATCGCCGGTCTTGATGCCGGCGGCGACGAGCGAAAGCCAGATAGCGTCCGTGCCGCTGTTCAGCCCCACCGCGTATTTGGAGCCGGACATGGCCGCGATACTCTCCTCAAACTCCCTGAGATGGGCGCGCATAATAAGGTCGCCGTGAGTGAGGACGTCGGTCAAAGCCGCCATGGTCTCGTCCCAGATGCGGCGGTAATGCTCCGGGTAATTCACGAAGGGCACGCGATAGCTCATTGTCCCTCCTGCATAATGGCAGCGGCGGCGGCCACGATGTCTCTGGCTTTGGGGTAATAGCACTCTTCCAGCACCCGGCTGGCGGGGGCGGGGGTATCCGGCAGGGCAACACGGCGGGGCGGGGCCTTAAGATAAATCATGGCTTTTTCCGCGACGCGGGAAACGATTTCCGCGCCGATGCCGCCGGTCTTCCAGCCGCCGTCGGCTACGATCAGCCGGCCGGTCTTTTTCACAGATTTCAGAATAATGGCTTCGTCCAGGGGCTTGAGCGAGCGGAGGTCAATAACCTCGGCGCCGATGTGCCGCTTTGTTAATATCGCCGCGGCGGCCAGGGCTTCCGTAGCCATATAGGAAATAGAAACGATAGTAATGTCCGCGCCCCGCTTCCTCACTATCCCCTTACCGAGGGGCACGTTATAGATTTCCTCCGGCACCTCCCCGGAGAGGTCGTAAAGCCAGCGGTCATCGATAAAGACAACCGGGTTATCATCCTTGATAGCGGCGATAAGCAACCCCTTGGCGTCATACGGCGTGGAGGGCATGACCACCTTGAGGCCGGGCAGGTGCATGAACACCGCCTGCAAGGCCTGAGAGTGCTGGGCCGCCTGCTCCCCGCCCCGGTTGATAATGCCCCAGACGGTCAGGGGGACACTTAACTGCCCGCCGAACATATAATGCCAGTTGGCGGCGTGATTGGCGAGCTGGTCCATGGCGTAATACATAAAGTCCAGCCGCGGGTGCACCAGCACCGGCCGCATCCCAGCCAGCGCCGCGCCCACCGCCATCCCAGTAATGCCGCTTTCCGAGACGGGGGTGTCTATCACCCGCTCCGAACCAAAGCGGTCCACCAGCCCGGTGGTGGTGGCGCCCACGTACCAGGGGCTGGTAACGCCCTGGCCTATCAGGAAGACCTTTTCATCTTCCCGGAGCATTTGCTCCAGGGCTTCACGGATGGCTTGCGCGTAAGATAGTGTCCGCATCATAAAATCCGTTTACTTAAATACCCGGCCGACCGCCTGCTTAACATCCGGGTAGGGGGCGGCTTGAGCGAAAGCGTAAGCGGCGGCTATTTCAGCGTCTATTTCCCGAGCCAGTTTATCTTTATAATCGGGGGAAATAACCCGCTGTTTCAGCAACTCTGTTTCCAGTCTATTTACAGGGTCTTTTCGCATCCAGGCCCGCACTTCCTTTTTACCGCGCAGGCCCTTGTCCAGATCATCATTAGGGCCGACATGCCCCAGCCAGCGGTAGGTAAGGCACTCGATAAGCGCCGGGCCTTTACCGCGCCGGGCGTCAGCGACGGCTTTTTGGGTCGTGTTATAGACCTCGAAAGCGTTATTGCCGTCGATACACACCCCCGGCATACCGAAAGCGGCGGCCTTTTTAGCGATGGCGGTATCCGCCAAGCAGGCGGACAGGGGCATGTGGGTGGAATAGAGATTGTTCTCACAGATAAAAATGACGGGCAGCTTTTTAAGCGAGGCGAAGTTAAGCGTCTCGTACCAGACGCCCTCGTCCACGGCGCCGTCCCCGAAGAAAGCCACGGCCACACTATCCTTCTTTTGCAGACTGAAAGCCAGGGCCGCCCCGGCCGCCAGGGGCACCGTGCCCGCCACGATAGCCGAGCTGCCGGGCAGGCCGATTTCCGGCGCGGCCAGGTGCATGGAGCCGCCGTAGCCGCCGGAACAGCCGTCAGCTTTGCCGTAAAGCTCCGCCATCAGTCCTTTAAGCCCACCGCCCTTGGCGATATAATGGCCATGACTGCGGTGAGTGCTGAAAACCCAGTCGTCCTGACGCAGGTTAGCACAGACGCCGGCGGCGACGGCCTCCTGGCCGATATACAGATGACAGGGGCAGATAATCTCGTTAAGTGATATGAGCCGGGCCACCTTCTCCTCAAAACGGCGGATGCGGAGCATGGCGGCGTACATTTTCTTAAGCGTCGCCCGGGGAACAGCCTGCGTGTCAGTCAATTTTTATCCTTTCCTCCACGCCGTACTGTTTATACCAGTCGAGAAACTCGGCCAGGCCCTGCTCCAGCCCGTATTCCGGCTGCCAGCCCAGGAGCTTTTTAGCTTTGGAGGCATCGGCGATGAGGCGGTTCACCTCGCCAATCCGGGGGGAAACATGCACCGGCTTCATAACGTCACCCTTGCCGCACTGGGCGATGATGCGGTTAGCCAAATCAGTAATAGTGACGTCCTTGCCGCTGCCGAAGTTGACCGGCCCAGGAAGCGGCTCATTGTAATTCAAAACCAGGTCATAAGCGCGGACGGCGTCGGCGATATAGGTGTAGTCGCGGCTCTGGGAGCCGTCGCCGTAAATCATGGGCGGCATGCCGGTCAGCACGCGGCGGGCGAAGATGGAAATAACGCCGCCGTAGCCGAGGTCGCGCTGGTGCGGCCCGAAGATATTGAACAGGCGCATGATAGCGATATTCATGCCGTAGGTGCGGTTATAGGCGTGGCACATGCGGTCGGCGGCCACCTTGGAAGCGCCGTAGGGGTGGGGGGCATCGAGCGGGTGCTTTTCGTCGATGGGAACGTACTGGGCGGAGCCATAGACCTCACTGGTAGAGGCATAAATCACCTTGGAGGCATCGTGAAGGCGGGCGATTTCCAGCACGTTCTGGGTGCCCATGACGTTCACTTCCCAGGTGAGGCGGGGCTCGATGTAAGAGCGGTCCACGTGCACCTGGGCCGCCAGGTGAAAGACCACCTCCACATCCCGCATGATTTTTTCCAGCAGGTCATAATCGCGGATATCACCCTTGACCAGCTTGAAATTACGATAATCCAGCAAATGCCGGACATTGGTCAGGTTGCCGCTCATGAAATTATCCAGGCACAGGACGGTATGTTTTTCCTTAGTGTACTTCTCACACAGATGGCTGCCGACGAACCCGGCCCCGCCGGTAATAAGCATTCTCATACGCACCCCCTGTTATGGTCTCACTTTACCGCCAGCGGACATTAGCTGTCAACCTGTATTATTTCCTGCCAGCCGTCAATATTCCGGGCTTATTTTTTACCCCTGTTTTGCTGAAAATCTGCGATTGCCTCACGGTAGACGTCCGCCGTTTTACCGGCGATAACCGGCCAATCATACTCTTTAACCTTTTGGGTGATAGCCCGGCCCATCTCCGCCCGCAGGCGGTCGTCCGTCAAAAGAGTGACAATGCGGTCAGACAGCGCGGCAACGTCCTCCGACGGCACCACAAAGCCCGTCCGGCCGTCCACGACCACCGAGGCGTTGGCCGCCGCCGAGGCGATAACCGGCTTGCCCAGGGCGGCGCCGTCCAGCGCGGCGAAAGGCTCGTTGTCCCAACGGGACGGCACCGCCACGATTTTGCAGGCGCCGTACCAGCCGTAACGGACGGCTTCATCGGTGATAAAGCCGGGGAAGGTGACGTGCTCCGCCAGGCCAAGCTCTTTGACCTGGTTTTTCAGTTTGGCGTCTCCCCCCCCCGCCCCGCCGATACATACCTGAAGGCCGGGGACGGACTTAAGCACCGCCGGCACGGCGTCGAGTAAAACGTCGATGCCCTTGAGCTTGCGGAAACTCACGGCGATAAAGATATCCGGGGGAGAGGCGGGGGGCTTCAGCGCGGCCAGCGCGCGGAGTCGGTCGCACTCAATGCCCTCCGGGATAATATGGATTTTGGCTTTAGTGTCATGCTCAATAAGGCCGGCCATGAAGCGCGTCTGGACGATGATATGGGGGAGGCGGGGAATAGCGTACTTGATAGCGGGGATGTCCAGAAAGAGCCGGGACAGCATAGCTGTCGGGCTTTTATCAAAAAACAGCTCTTTCTGGGGGAGGCTGAACAGGGACAGCACTACGGGGTACTTCTTCCGGAGGGAAAGGACGATACTGGGGTAAGGAAAGCCCCTCATGCCATGAATCACGTCCGGCTTAACAGCGGCGGCGATGTTTTTAATTTTGCGGAGGGCGAGGGGGAAAAGGCAGGGGTTCAACAGCCACGAGCGGGCGACGGTATGCACGTTTACCCTACCCTGTTGAAAAAAGCCGTGGCGGGTACCCATGGTAATGACGTGTACTTCCGTGCCATCCATAGCGGCGACGTACTCCGCCATTTTAGCGGCATGCACCAGGGAACCGCTGACTTTTTCACTCAGGGGGTAGCCGCTGATATACAGTACCTTCATATGCAATATCTCCAACACAAACGGATAACGGTCAAATCATGTCCGAGTCACCCAAAGTGACCAACCAGCTTTCAGGGTCACGGAGCAAGCTTGTATCCATACCGGGGGCGGCATAAACGCCCAACCACCGCTTAACGAAGGCCCGCACGGGGATAAAGCCGTGCCGCCGGACAGTCTTGATATGGGCTTTATCAGCCAGCACGCTGTAGTAAATGAGGTCCAGCTTTTCCTTTTTACAGTGAGCGACAGCTTGCGCCATTAAGCTCGAAGCAACGGACTCATCCTCCGCCAAAAGGTCGAAAACAACGCCGATTTTCAGGCCCCGCTGCGCCAGTGCCCGCAGCACCAGATAGCCCGAAAGCTTTTGGTCTTTGGCTGCGGTAAAAATAGTATATTGAACCCCCGGAACAGCCCCGTAACGCCAGTTGAGGTAGTATTTGTCCCTTACAGTCAGAATCGGGTAACGGACGGAAACACGACCCCACAAATCGTTAACGCGCTCATCAAAAGAGTCGACCCGAGTGACGGACAAACCGTCCGGCGGGGCACTTATAGACCTAAAGAAAAGCCGGTCACAGAAAAGGGAGGCGAAAAACGCCAGAAGCCCGGAAAGGAAGCGGTTTTTTAGCCACCCATGAATAACGTTCGGCCAGTCCAGGGGCTTGACCATGACGCGCATACGGTCGACGTCAAACCAGCCCGTTTTCAGGTGCCCGGCACGGGCAGCCAGGTTGGGAAAGCCGATAACGACAAGTTCACCATCGGCAGCGGCGTCCTGCAGCGCCTGCTTTTCCAGCGCGGTAAAAATACCGCGGCGGGCATGAGCCGGGTGGGTAAGAAGATCGACGTTCTGCCAGGCTTTAAGGACGCGGCCTTTCACCTTGATATTTTGCGGCAGCAGCGGGTACTGCCCGATAATCCCGGACTCGTCCTCGTAAAGCCAAAGGCGGGCGGGGCCGGCGGGGCTATCGCGGAATTTCCAGCGCCACCAGAGTAACCAGGACTCTCTATCATAACGCCGTTCCGGATGCACGACGCAATAAAGCGCAAAGAGATTGTCTTCGTCCCCGTCACGGTAAAGCCTGATCACCGCCTCTCCCCCGTACCAGCAACATTATCACGATACCCGCTTTCCAGCCTTGCCACCAGCGCAGTCATGGTGAGATTTTCAATGACGCCTTTATCCCGCAAGCGCCGGACGCGCCGGAAAACGTCTTCCAGCCCGGCCAGCAGACCGCGGGGATTACTCGCCATGTTAAAGGGGTGAAACCAGAGGTGAAATACAGCTTTCTCACGGGCGGCGCGCCGGAGGCCGCTACTAATCTTGAGCACGCGGCAGGGAACGGGAAGGAGCGCGGCCAGCCCGTCCGAATGCCCGTAAAACCAGCTCCCGCGGATATTCCAGCAATGATTTTTCACGGGGACGGTGACGGGCGGGGGGACAAAGAACAAGAG
It includes:
- a CDS encoding thiamine pyrophosphate-dependent dehydrogenase E1 component subunit alpha, which codes for MTDTQAVPRATLKKMYAAMLRIRRFEEKVARLISLNEIICPCHLYIGQEAVAAGVCANLRQDDWVFSTHRSHGHYIAKGGGLKGLMAELYGKADGCSGGYGGSMHLAAPEIGLPGSSAIVAGTVPLAAGAALAFSLQKKDSVAVAFFGDGAVDEGVWYETLNFASLKKLPVIFICENNLYSTHMPLSACLADTAIAKKAAAFGMPGVCIDGNNAFEVYNTTQKAVADARRGKGPALIECLTYRWLGHVGPNDDLDKGLRGKKEVRAWMRKDPVNRLETELLKQRVISPDYKDKLAREIDAEIAAAYAFAQAAPYPDVKQAVGRVFK
- a CDS encoding glycosyltransferase, whose product is MKKMLVIGFLWPYHRRAGARLGGLLKYLWEFGWEPVLLTAPLENKPSIPFKVIEVPYKYGLDSWLKLLRFNQNASASVREQAKRRIGGASGKSFRGKLLDFAFTRALEVIDYPDLEKDWIKPALEICEQLWPKENFLAVISSSPPVTGHIIAKKLKIKYGVPWIADLPHLWSQNNSYAYSPPRRLVDRMLELKTLAPADYLTTTSGPLAYKLESLHRDKTVFSITHGFDPETLNSPPGKLADKFTVTYTGGFHPQFRTPVPLLAALQSLLARRAMERERVAVRFYGPEESWIENEIEQRGLSGVVRQLGRVPMPEAQARQRESQLLYNPKWDDPKEPGIHSLKLLEYLAARRPVLATGKFSDVADDLLAETGAGVYAADAAAIERSLTAAYREYMQRGAVAWHGNEAKIAGYSQREMAHKFARILDSLT
- a CDS encoding GNAT family N-acetyltransferase: MIRLYRDGDEDNLFALYCVVHPERRYDRESWLLWWRWKFRDSPAGPARLWLYEDESGIIGQYPLLPQNIKVKGRVLKAWQNVDLLTHPAHARRGIFTALEKQALQDAAADGELVVIGFPNLAARAGHLKTGWFDVDRMRVMVKPLDWPNVIHGWLKNRFLSGLLAFFASLFCDRLFFRSISAPPDGLSVTRVDSFDERVNDLWGRVSVRYPILTVRDKYYLNWRYGAVPGVQYTIFTAAKDQKLSGYLVLRALAQRGLKIGVVFDLLAEDESVASSLMAQAVAHCKKEKLDLIYYSVLADKAHIKTVRRHGFIPVRAFVKRWLGVYAAPGMDTSLLRDPESWLVTLGDSDMI
- a CDS encoding glycosyltransferase family 4 protein, which encodes MKVLYISGYPLSEKVSGSLVHAAKMAEYVAAMDGTEVHVITMGTRHGFFQQGRVNVHTVARSWLLNPCLFPLALRKIKNIAAAVKPDVIHGMRGFPYPSIVLSLRKKYPVVLSLFSLPQKELFFDKSPTAMLSRLFLDIPAIKYAIPRLPHIIVQTRFMAGLIEHDTKAKIHIIPEGIECDRLRALAALKPPASPPDIFIAVSFRKLKGIDVLLDAVPAVLKSVPGLQVCIGGAGGGDAKLKNQVKELGLAEHVTFPGFITDEAVRYGWYGACKIVAVPSRWDNEPFAALDGAALGKPVIASAAANASVVVDGRTGFVVPSEDVAALSDRIVTLLTDDRLRAEMGRAITQKVKEYDWPVIAGKTADVYREAIADFQQNRGKK
- a CDS encoding class I SAM-dependent methyltransferase, with protein sequence MGIRQSLGRFLRSKSGPGRWLGDLYLALHPVRLRELFIGTRAREKQWADRHLRRGNDWRSTRHVGSPDEWVMGYWDSRQHSHRRFLVESIAARSPFDSVLEIGCNCAPNLYLLAQRFPGAALTGIDINTGAIEKGREMLSAEGVANVNLLVARADELAQFPDKSFDVVFTDAVLIYIGPDKIDKVMEQLVRITRKALIMLEMQPGRGEKSGAAGVYKLGLWLRDYPALLRRYLPAARIKVTPVTVEMWPKPEWLRAGAIIEADLADTGQS
- a CDS encoding pyruvate dehydrogenase complex E1 component subunit beta, which produces MMRTLSYAQAIREALEQMLREDEKVFLIGQGVTSPWYVGATTTGLVDRFGSERVIDTPVSESGITGMAVGAALAGMRPVLVHPRLDFMYYAMDQLANHAANWHYMFGGQLSVPLTVWGIINRGGEQAAQHSQALQAVFMHLPGLKVVMPSTPYDAKGLLIAAIKDDNPVVFIDDRWLYDLSGEVPEEIYNVPLGKGIVRKRGADITIVSISYMATEALAAAAILTKRHIGAEVIDLRSLKPLDEAIILKSVKKTGRLIVADGGWKTGGIGAEIVSRVAEKAMIYLKAPPRRVALPDTPAPASRVLEECYYPKARDIVAAAAAIMQEGQ
- a CDS encoding GDP-mannose 4,6-dehydratase; translated protein: MRMLITGGAGFVGSHLCEKYTKEKHTVLCLDNFMSGNLTNVRHLLDYRNFKLVKGDIRDYDLLEKIMRDVEVVFHLAAQVHVDRSYIEPRLTWEVNVMGTQNVLEIARLHDASKVIYASTSEVYGSAQYVPIDEKHPLDAPHPYGASKVAADRMCHAYNRTYGMNIAIMRLFNIFGPHQRDLGYGGVISIFARRVLTGMPPMIYGDGSQSRDYTYIADAVRAYDLVLNYNEPLPGPVNFGSGKDVTITDLANRIIAQCGKGDVMKPVHVSPRIGEVNRLIADASKAKKLLGWQPEYGLEQGLAEFLDWYKQYGVEERIKID
- a CDS encoding DegT/DnrJ/EryC1/StrS family aminotransferase → MSYRVPFVNYPEHYRRIWDETMAALTDVLTHGDLIMRAHLREFEESIAAMSGSKYAVGLNSGTDAIWLSLVAAGIKTGDEVITVAHTFVATAAVIVHCGARPVLIDVGDDYNMDVSRLEAAITPRTRAVIPVHLNGRLCEMDRLMEIAGKHKLIVIEDAAQALNAAFDGKKSGSFGLTGCFSLYPAKLLGAAGDGGIVVTDDENIAQKIRLLRDHCVERATGDILGYGFNSRLDNLQAALLNVKLKYLPAWIERRREIAARYQHGLGGIPGLSLPPPPAAGRYYDVFTNYAVLSDNRDGLVSHLTESGVETIISWPKPMHRHPALGLGHFRLPRTEKISREVVSLPLYPELSDAQADFVIGSVRKFYRV
- a CDS encoding DUF2206 domain-containing protein, with product MSRALKNLSGNWFFWFLIFLAVTDLSMLLDVPVLRQVLVFILLGVMPGWLVLRLLRPAALGLPEKAVLSVGLSVIVVCLAALLINAVYPRFGYHTPLSADSLVISFNVLLLVLAALAYFLRGGALPPLAGFRLNLSEKAFLLLPAFFPLLGIIGIRLMNTGDNNVLLLALLFLVILCVLFLWIFRHRVPPRVFPLVVMLISVSLLLVITLRDHHIMGVDIHREYYLAQMAADAQVWHVVPGDQLSSCLVTSLMPAVYQPLVNMDPEYLFGLLHLFTAVFTPLVVFIIARKYLGDAGAFLAAFFFIAQENFLAIGGGRVDYAVFFFALLIMSLFHERLSGFHQKLLFICCSTGLIISHYSAAFIALFIIVFAWLLALVFKAVASRWKKLRYASGGLTFGLVAIFVVLLFLWDSQLTHTAFTGAVEFARLVFRNLYNMFILESRSTWVASAFGVGLGAKGVPHQIEFVAAWLTIALIAVGVLLVLLRHRRTLVEIGPNAPPGVSLVHRVELSLLAMALAGVVIMAAALVLPAVSIGYDIGRVYYQMMPLMSAFFIIGGMNVGALLRDRRVQALLLLVLVVYFACTSGLTYQLSGYPRSLVLNSRGDYFAAYFVHEQDSRAAQWLGGNRVVSDAIYTGYRGMLLVSQGKIPQSALNRNLVETYLENRPVTGYVFLRYENYVNGGIVAKDGVVYDLAQYPDLLSGKSRIYVSNGAAVYR